One segment of Ricinus communis isolate WT05 ecotype wild-type chromosome 8, ASM1957865v1, whole genome shotgun sequence DNA contains the following:
- the LOC8284653 gene encoding growth-regulating factor 5: MLNATSTRNRSPFTPSQWQELEHQALIYKYMVSGIPIPPELIFTVKRSLESSLASRLFPHQPIGWGCFQVGFGRKADPEPGRCRRTDGKKWRCSKEAYPDSKYCERHMHRGRNRSRKPVELTSSTTNNTTASTVTNPSLSINRSLSATTTNNNTTSPSGSSYSFSPLSSPMEPEFHASGHNNILSPFPYSHSSSSRPQNSTTHNLFLDSGSTSHVDKDYRYFNGMREGIDERTFFPEASSGSSRNLQDSYQQLTMSSYKSYSHPQFESLADSTSKHQQEQPQHCFVLGTDFKSSTTRTIKLEKESEAQKPLHHFFGEWPPKNSDSWLDLASTSRLHTADS; encoded by the exons ATGTTGAATGCAACTAGTACAAGAAATAGGTCCCCTTTTACTCCAAGTCAATGGCAAGAACTTGAACATCAAGCTCTCATTTACAAATACATGGTTTCAGGTATCCCTATCCCACCTGAACTCATCTTTACTGTCAAAAGAAGCTTGGAGTCGTCGTTAGCATCAAGGCTCTTTCCTCACCAACCTA TTGGCTGGGGTTGCTTTCAGGTGGGTTTTGGCAGAAAAGCAGACCCGGAGCCAGGAAGGTGCAGAAGAACAGATGGAAAGAAATGGAGGTGCTCAAAGGAAGCATACCCAGATTCCAAGTACTGTGAAAGACATATGCATAGAGGCAGAAATCGTTCAAGAAAGCCTGTGGAACTTACTTCTTCAACTACTAATAACACAACAGCTAGTACAGTGACAAATCCTTCACTATCAATCAACAGAAGCCTCTCTGCCACCACCACTAATAACAATACTACTTCACCTTCTGGCTCCTCTTACTCTTTCTCTCCTCTTTCTTCACCTATGGAACCTGAATTCCATGCTTCTGGCCACAACAACATCCTCAGTCCATTTCCTTACTCTCATTCTTCATCATCTAGACCTCAAAACAGCACTACCCATAACCTGTTTTTGGACTCTGGCTCTacttctcatgttgacaaggACTACAG GTATTTTAATGGAATGAGGGAGGGAATAGACGAGAGAACTTTCTTTCCAGAAGCTTCTTCAGGAAGTTCAAGAAACTTGCAAGATTCGTATCAGCAATTGACAATGAGTTCTTACAAAAGCTACTCACATCCACAGTTTGAAAGTTTAGCTGATAGTACTTCAAAACATCAGCAAGAACAGCCTCAACATTGCTTTGTTTTAGGCACTGATTTCAAGTCATCAACTACAAGAACAATCAAGTTAGAAAAAGAATCCGAAGCCCAGAAACCATTGCATCATTTCTTTGGTGAGTGGCCACCAAAGAACTCGGATTCTTGGCTGGATCTTGCATCCACTTCAAGACTGCACACAGCTG ATAGTTGA